From the genome of Desulfatiglans anilini DSM 4660:
TCAAAAAAGAGATCGACCGATTTTTATCCGAGTAATGTCCGCGCGCGGACTTTTTTCCCTTTGTTGAGCCATTTTCAGGCTTTTTATCTCAAAAAACTGCCCGAGCAAATCCGGCAGTTTTTCTTATTATCATCTTCTTACAAAATGATTTCGTTTCTTTGTCAAGAGGGGAGCAATGAATAAATTGGAGCTGATCGCAGCCTTGGCCGAGGAGGAGGGCCTAACTCAAGAGAAAGCCAAAGAGATAGTTAACGCCTTCTTTGGCGAGATAGAATCCGCCATGATTGAAGGCGAACGGATTGAGCTTCGAGGCTTTGGCAGTTTCAAAATGAAGGATTACGACGGATACCAGGGAAGAAATCCCAAAAGCGGTGAACTTATCCAGATTGCGCCCAAGCGGTTGCCGTTCTTCAAAGTGGGCAAGGAACTCAAAGAGCGGGTTGATCTATAATTTCCTTTCTAACCAGTTTTATTTCTGAAGCTCTTTCATCCGCTCCTGGCGCCATTCCGTAAAAGTCGGCAACCCGGCCTTTCTGGCTAGGTGCTCTTCCATGCCCAGCCGGAAGAAAAGATCCCTGCCAATGCCGGTTTGGCCTTTCTTCTCGATATCCTGCTCCACCATAGCCTCTATTTGCGAAATTTCGGCCTCTGAGAGGCTTTCCCGCATCTTTT
Proteins encoded in this window:
- a CDS encoding HU family DNA-binding protein, with the protein product MNKLELIAALAEEEGLTQEKAKEIVNAFFGEIESAMIEGERIELRGFGSFKMKDYDGYQGRNPKSGELIQIAPKRLPFFKVGKELKERVDL